The following proteins are encoded in a genomic region of Pyrinomonadaceae bacterium:
- a CDS encoding TonB-dependent receptor: MTRAKRIFCNTAFFLSIVTCGAQATANAQQTGSTTLSGTVTLGDTGTPVHGASVTILQLRRTVSTDDHGKYEFQNVPPGNFDVAAHLDRANDVVQRVAVPGSGSITQDFRIQLSGVRETVTVTATGTEESVSQSIQSVTVLSSVELAQKNPVSLGEALDHELGVAKRSFGPAPSRPVIRGFDGDRVLVLEDGMRVGALGSQSGDHSEPVDLLSVDRVEVVKGPATLLYGSNAIGGVVNAIDGHESPHKGVNGYLTTLGSTNSWQAGGSAGIEAGTDKLLFWANGGAQKANNYLTPIGRITNSYARGGNVSTGIGFYPGRGFFSANYHFDKRRYGIPFNPADPDAEAVYLTPRRHSIQFNGGFREMKSFIENAKFSVQYTDYTHSEIDAETDAVNTTFSNKSTIFRGTFDQQKRGRLTGSFGVWGMHRNYESAGAEALAPPTKQDSFAVFALETIKFEHAALQIGGRVETNRYRPSLDPVRGQLPDRSFTGFSGAIGLRVNTWTGGAFVVNYSHSYRAPSLDELYNEGPHPGNATFEIGNLDLTRELGNGLDFGLRHSSKRVRAELNGFFYHIDNFVFLAPTGNIQDGLIEAVYSQGVSRFTGFEGRLDAELHKNVWLNLGADYVNAKLTDTDTPLPRIPPLRGRVGVEFRYKGLTIKPEALFADAQENLFPTETRTAGYGLFNIGGSYLIARQHSAHIISFNAFNLGDRLYRNHLSFIKEFAPEIGRGVRVTYTVRFF, encoded by the coding sequence ATGACAAGGGCTAAGAGAATCTTTTGCAATACCGCATTCTTCCTATCGATTGTCACTTGCGGAGCGCAAGCAACCGCCAACGCACAACAAACCGGCTCCACAACGCTGAGCGGCACCGTCACGCTCGGCGATACGGGCACGCCAGTCCATGGCGCGTCAGTCACCATTCTTCAATTAAGGCGAACCGTTTCGACCGACGACCACGGCAAGTATGAGTTTCAGAATGTGCCTCCCGGAAATTTCGATGTAGCAGCTCATCTCGATCGCGCGAACGACGTCGTGCAGAGAGTGGCCGTTCCCGGCTCCGGCAGCATCACGCAAGACTTCCGGATTCAATTGAGCGGCGTCCGCGAGACGGTCACAGTCACAGCCACAGGCACTGAAGAATCCGTTTCCCAATCAATTCAGTCTGTGACTGTGCTCAGTTCAGTCGAACTCGCACAGAAGAATCCAGTCAGTCTCGGCGAAGCCCTCGATCACGAGCTGGGTGTAGCTAAACGTTCCTTCGGTCCGGCGCCGTCACGGCCGGTCATTCGCGGCTTCGACGGTGATCGCGTTTTGGTGCTTGAGGACGGAATGCGCGTTGGTGCGCTCGGCTCTCAGTCCGGTGACCACTCAGAACCTGTCGATCTGCTTTCAGTCGATCGCGTCGAAGTGGTGAAAGGTCCGGCGACGTTACTCTACGGCAGCAACGCCATTGGGGGCGTCGTGAACGCGATCGACGGACACGAATCACCGCATAAAGGCGTTAACGGATATCTGACGACGCTCGGCAGCACGAACAGTTGGCAGGCCGGAGGCAGCGCGGGTATTGAAGCCGGCACCGACAAGTTATTGTTCTGGGCTAACGGCGGTGCGCAAAAGGCCAACAACTATCTGACGCCAATTGGGAGGATTACGAACTCGTATGCAAGAGGTGGCAACGTCAGCACCGGGATCGGTTTTTACCCGGGTCGTGGTTTCTTCAGCGCCAACTACCATTTTGACAAGCGCCGCTATGGCATTCCTTTCAATCCGGCAGATCCGGACGCGGAAGCGGTCTATCTAACTCCGCGACGTCACAGCATTCAATTCAACGGCGGCTTTCGCGAAATGAAGTCATTCATAGAAAACGCGAAGTTTTCCGTTCAGTACACCGACTACACCCACTCAGAGATTGATGCGGAAACCGACGCGGTCAACACCACATTTTCAAACAAGTCGACGATCTTCCGGGGCACGTTCGATCAGCAGAAGCGCGGGCGTTTGACTGGGAGCTTCGGCGTCTGGGGCATGCATCGAAACTATGAATCCGCCGGCGCAGAAGCCCTCGCGCCGCCCACGAAACAGGATTCGTTTGCTGTCTTCGCGCTCGAGACGATTAAGTTTGAGCATGCCGCACTGCAGATTGGCGGGCGCGTCGAGACCAACCGGTACCGGCCGTCATTAGATCCGGTTCGCGGTCAGTTGCCGGATCGCAGTTTCACCGGGTTCTCGGGCGCGATCGGTCTGCGCGTGAACACCTGGACGGGGGGAGCGTTCGTCGTGAACTATTCGCATTCGTATCGCGCGCCGTCCTTGGACGAGCTCTACAACGAAGGTCCGCATCCGGGTAATGCAACGTTTGAGATCGGCAATCTCGATCTGACGCGCGAACTCGGCAACGGACTTGATTTCGGTTTGCGTCATTCATCGAAACGCGTGCGCGCGGAACTGAACGGCTTCTTCTATCACATCGACAATTTTGTGTTCCTCGCGCCGACGGGAAACATCCAGGACGGTTTGATCGAGGCCGTGTACAGTCAGGGTGTTTCGCGATTCACCGGTTTCGAGGGCCGCCTGGACGCAGAGCTGCACAAAAATGTCTGGCTTAATCTGGGCGCTGATTACGTCAATGCAAAACTCACCGATACGGACACGCCCCTGCCGCGAATTCCACCGCTCCGCGGACGCGTCGGTGTTGAGTTTCGCTACAAAGGTCTAACGATCAAACCGGAAGCGCTGTTTGCCGACGCCCAGGAAAATCTGTTTCCGACTGAGACAAGAACGGCCGGCTACGGTCTGTTCAATATTGGCGGTTCGTATCTGATTGCGCGGCAGCACAGCGCCCACATCATTTCTTTCAACGCCTTCAACCTCGGCGATCGCTTATACCGAAATCACCTCTCGTTCATTAAAGAGTTCGCGCCCGAGATCGGACGCGGCGTAAGGGTTACTTACACTGTGAGATTTTTCTGA
- a CDS encoding sialidase family protein → MFKRDQAIKGSKTSRRRFSLAAAVWVLLTAILMVISSGAYGANSASRTVSEANSPTTLGRQIQTPSPSPTPNVNTITFGNNTMADFSATSGEPIIKVNKQDRIFVTTPFGLSTSISMLWRSDDGGRSYLPLGPPILRDAALGPGGGDSDVDFDDHNRVYFIDLWAGCVTVAVSEDGGNTFPTDRTSYVSCISGETMGAIDDRQWIAAYGDGRAYMTWRRFTGLSPLPFYMFRTRDAGRTWDQGRELGLVSQSGPLKIDKTKRRVTVGGQERDAILIYQIYFNGNDIRMFRMTDLDDGSDPVVEDFRIYNGGSEDTSNVFPVITVDRAGNLYAAWSQAQSTPGTSQRIFMATSTDRGQTWSPRKQVSTFTGTNIMPWIVAGDPGRAAIVWYRSAVAGNPNSLASEWMIHMAQTLNAFDAVPTFQTVPVSQNIVHRGEICTDGTTCDATGRDRSFLEYPSIDMDSTGAAVVVYNDNTNQSEGPYVMTAKQASGPSLLASVGFLGGGPGTVSVTTPAADSTIRTNSLTIEGTHTVPPKNFDRDETGDAHFRSTGANMPGADLRSVVLREEGDALVLTMQVADLTPAARSSAAASVANGDGMLYLTQWDYADTVYWLGAEARATGTSYYTGTLGMIRSATSKKFITYNPDPVKSQQVQGQMTQAVPGVITIRVPKNQVGSPPTGAQFHSLTGYALSERGPLIPIGTNLPNGPFPAPKTSGVTPGPTSLPVQLDAAGAVTYTVGAGVPTLDGIVEVSVDDPTFSSPRLASFSTDLGEARWQLPLSVAEMTTGLHMVYVRQRINGRVPSPVVSVPFTVADTIEQTVTSMVSFATSNARSSGGISQYDMTIRNISSQTIFAPVRLEVASITSAGSTVTVANANNGLAGPGAAWDYSSKLGADNALTANELSGAVNLRFNNPNNVAFTVVFRVIGGLARASGSSATSHEAGAATPSSAAAPGPAGTGSVPEVLLGVSYNPVLNLVTVTSLKP, encoded by the coding sequence CATCAAGGTCAACAAGCAAGACCGCATCTTCGTGACTACGCCCTTTGGCTTGAGCACTTCGATCAGCATGCTCTGGCGTTCGGACGATGGCGGCCGTAGCTACCTGCCGCTCGGGCCTCCGATCCTGCGCGACGCCGCGTTGGGACCAGGGGGTGGCGATTCAGACGTGGATTTTGACGATCATAACCGCGTTTACTTTATCGATCTCTGGGCCGGTTGTGTCACTGTCGCGGTTTCTGAAGATGGCGGCAACACATTCCCGACGGACCGGACCAGCTACGTATCGTGCATCAGCGGCGAGACGATGGGCGCGATTGATGACCGGCAATGGATCGCAGCCTACGGCGACGGAAGGGCCTACATGACTTGGCGCCGGTTCACGGGTCTTTCGCCCCTGCCGTTTTACATGTTCAGGACCCGCGATGCCGGGCGGACTTGGGACCAAGGTCGAGAACTCGGCCTGGTCTCGCAATCGGGTCCGCTCAAGATCGACAAGACGAAGCGGCGCGTGACGGTCGGAGGCCAGGAGCGCGACGCCATACTCATCTATCAGATCTATTTCAATGGAAACGATATTCGCATGTTCCGGATGACGGACCTCGACGACGGCAGCGACCCAGTCGTCGAAGACTTTCGCATCTATAACGGGGGCAGCGAAGACACGAGCAACGTCTTCCCGGTGATAACCGTTGACCGCGCCGGCAACCTGTATGCTGCCTGGTCCCAGGCGCAATCAACGCCGGGCACCAGCCAGAGGATATTCATGGCGACTTCCACCGACCGCGGCCAAACCTGGTCGCCGCGTAAGCAGGTCAGCACCTTCACGGGCACAAACATAATGCCCTGGATCGTGGCGGGCGATCCCGGTCGTGCGGCAATCGTTTGGTATCGAAGCGCGGTCGCCGGAAACCCGAACAGTCTGGCGAGCGAGTGGATGATTCACATGGCGCAAACGCTGAACGCGTTTGACGCTGTGCCAACTTTCCAGACCGTGCCGGTGAGCCAAAACATCGTGCACCGCGGAGAGATTTGCACGGATGGAACGACCTGCGACGCGACGGGGCGCGACCGAAGTTTCCTCGAATACCCCTCTATTGACATGGACTCGACCGGTGCGGCGGTGGTTGTGTATAACGACAACACTAACCAATCCGAAGGCCCTTACGTGATGACGGCCAAGCAGGCGTCGGGGCCGAGCTTGCTGGCGTCGGTCGGATTTTTGGGAGGAGGACCGGGCACAGTTTCGGTCACCACGCCGGCTGCCGATTCAACCATCCGGACCAACAGTCTCACCATCGAAGGCACACACACTGTTCCACCAAAGAACTTCGACCGGGACGAAACGGGTGACGCGCACTTCCGCTCTACGGGGGCGAATATGCCTGGGGCCGACCTGCGCTCGGTCGTGCTGCGGGAAGAGGGAGACGCGCTGGTACTGACGATGCAGGTTGCGGACCTAACACCCGCTGCAAGATCCAGTGCGGCCGCGTCGGTAGCAAACGGCGATGGCATGCTTTACTTGACGCAGTGGGACTATGCCGACACGGTTTATTGGCTTGGCGCCGAAGCGCGTGCGACGGGCACAAGCTACTACACCGGCACGCTAGGCATGATCCGCTCGGCGACGTCGAAGAAATTTATTACCTACAACCCGGACCCGGTTAAGTCGCAGCAGGTCCAGGGGCAAATGACGCAAGCCGTGCCAGGCGTAATCACGATTCGAGTTCCGAAAAACCAGGTGGGCAGTCCACCAACCGGCGCGCAGTTCCACTCGCTTACGGGTTATGCGCTTTCAGAGCGTGGGCCACTTATTCCTATCGGCACAAATCTGCCCAACGGGCCGTTTCCTGCGCCAAAGACGAGCGGCGTCACGCCTGGTCCGACGTCGCTGCCCGTGCAACTCGACGCTGCGGGGGCGGTGACATACACAGTAGGCGCCGGCGTTCCGACATTAGACGGCATCGTTGAAGTCTCGGTCGACGATCCGACCTTTAGCTCGCCGCGACTCGCATCGTTCTCAACCGATCTGGGAGAAGCGCGTTGGCAGTTGCCGCTGTCAGTCGCTGAGATGACAACAGGTTTGCACATGGTCTATGTGCGGCAGCGCATCAATGGTCGCGTTCCGTCGCCCGTCGTCTCAGTGCCGTTTACCGTGGCGGACACGATCGAACAAACCGTCACTTCGATGGTCAGCTTCGCCACCTCGAATGCGCGATCATCCGGAGGCATCAGCCAGTACGACATGACGATCAGGAACATATCGTCACAGACGATCTTTGCGCCGGTGCGTCTTGAAGTTGCCAGCATTACTTCGGCCGGCAGCACTGTGACGGTCGCTAACGCCAACAACGGACTGGCTGGTCCCGGCGCCGCGTGGGACTACAGCAGTAAGCTTGGGGCTGATAACGCGCTAACCGCGAACGAATTGTCAGGTGCGGTTAATCTTCGATTCAACAACCCGAACAACGTGGCGTTCACAGTGGTTTTCAGGGTCATCGGCGGCCTGGCCCGGGCGTCCGGCTCGAGCGCGACGAGCCATGAAGCCGGCGCAGCCACCCCCAGCAGCGCTGCAGCGCCCGGGCCTGCCGGGACAGGCTCTGTGCCCGAGGTACTGTTGGGTGTTAGCTACAACCCGGTGCTGAACCTTGTGACGGTAACGTCCCTAAAACCGTAG
- a CDS encoding serine/threonine-protein kinase yields MTSTSESYSTRTNRPKLVPGTELQNRYRVVRQLGKGGMGAVYEAIDVRLDVTVAIKEAFSTDARLRKQFEHEARLLAQLHHAALPRVMDYFSEGERVFLVMQFIEGEDLAEIIARQPGPLPRSTVIAWADQLLDALIYLHTRARQIIHRDIKPHNLKLTADGKIALLDFGLAKTDSDTSAVNSSSSIFGFTRRYSPPEQMQDQGTSPQSDIYALGATLYHLLTGVKPPDAMVRTKSIAKAEADPLQPAHELHAAVGPEISAILLKAMELNPARRFKDANEFREALKQLGRENMRALPNWSEQGASDGAGRPHINVTVVRQPTVDPFDSYSILKPAEMDWLLPKPSRRPFVVIALIGLVLVGGVFAFSDANGWPDVSKAAVDYVRAKRGTSDDKKPLENSRPNSQVNLRSSERAGKHSRNEQRNRKSQNGRAQTKRTVSER; encoded by the coding sequence ATGACCAGTACATCTGAGTCGTATAGCACTCGCACAAACCGGCCGAAGCTCGTTCCGGGAACTGAACTGCAGAATCGTTATCGCGTCGTGCGCCAGCTCGGCAAAGGCGGGATGGGTGCAGTCTATGAAGCGATCGATGTGCGACTGGATGTGACCGTCGCGATCAAGGAAGCGTTTTCCACCGACGCGCGCCTGCGAAAACAGTTTGAGCATGAAGCGCGTTTGCTCGCGCAGCTTCATCACGCGGCCCTGCCGCGCGTCATGGACTATTTCAGTGAAGGCGAACGCGTGTTCCTGGTGATGCAGTTTATTGAGGGGGAAGATCTCGCCGAGATCATCGCCAGGCAACCCGGACCCTTGCCAAGGAGCACCGTGATTGCGTGGGCAGATCAGCTACTCGACGCGCTCATTTATCTACACACGCGCGCGCGGCAGATAATTCATCGCGACATCAAACCGCACAATTTGAAACTGACTGCCGACGGAAAGATCGCCTTGCTCGATTTTGGTTTGGCGAAAACTGATTCCGACACGTCGGCAGTAAATTCTTCCTCCAGCATTTTTGGCTTCACCCGCCGCTACTCGCCGCCTGAGCAGATGCAGGATCAAGGTACTTCTCCCCAAAGTGACATCTACGCGCTCGGCGCAACGCTCTATCACTTGCTGACTGGAGTGAAGCCGCCGGACGCGATGGTGCGGACGAAGTCGATTGCCAAGGCAGAAGCCGATCCGTTGCAGCCGGCGCATGAGCTTCACGCCGCGGTTGGTCCAGAGATCTCGGCCATCCTGCTGAAGGCGATGGAGTTGAATCCCGCTCGTCGATTCAAGGATGCAAACGAATTTCGCGAGGCGCTGAAACAACTGGGGCGTGAGAACATGCGCGCGCTGCCAAACTGGAGCGAGCAGGGCGCCAGCGATGGCGCCGGTCGTCCCCACATTAACGTCACCGTTGTGAGGCAACCGACCGTCGATCCTTTTGATAGCTACTCGATCTTGAAGCCGGCCGAAATGGATTGGTTGTTACCCAAGCCCAGCCGTCGTCCGTTTGTGGTCATTGCGCTTATCGGTTTGGTGCTGGTCGGCGGTGTTTTCGCTTTCTCAGACGCGAACGGTTGGCCCGACGTGTCGAAGGCTGCAGTTGATTATGTGAGAGCTAAACGCGGCACCAGCGACGATAAGAAGCCGCTGGAAAACTCGCGCCCAAACAGTCAGGTGAATCTGCGCAGCTCAGAACGTGCCGGCAAGCACTCGCGGAACGAACAACGAAATCGAAAGTCGCAGAACGGAAGAGCACAGACAAAGCGAACCGTTAGCGAGCGCTAG
- the hemH gene encoding ferrochelatase, whose product MTTTGVLLTNIGTPDEPTPEALGPYLRQFLMDEYVLDMPYLKRWLLVNRVIVPRRKHYIAEHYQKIQMEEGSPLLVYTRRFATGLASELSDDYVIEIGMRYGNPSIQAALANLKKAGVDRIVAVPLYPQYTQSSFQTAVAETKKQAKKLALTDKLKFVDPFYVDPGLIEAWAWIVREHFETHSADHLLFSYHGVPVRHIKQIDTAGYCQNNDACCAQIGSGNQNCYRAQCHATSRAIASALDLKPDEFTTCFQSQFGKDEWIGPSFEKLLEELPKRGIKRIAVACPSFVADCLETLEEIGIRGREEFKEAGGEELSLIPCVNEHPLWVRAAANLIRTTVDQPQLVSVSAASAR is encoded by the coding sequence ATGACTACCACCGGCGTTCTACTAACCAACATAGGCACACCCGACGAACCGACACCGGAGGCGTTGGGCCCGTATCTGCGTCAATTTCTAATGGACGAGTACGTGCTCGACATGCCTTACCTCAAACGCTGGCTGCTGGTGAATCGAGTCATTGTGCCGCGGCGTAAACACTACATCGCGGAGCACTATCAGAAGATTCAAATGGAAGAAGGCTCGCCGTTGCTGGTGTACACGCGGAGGTTCGCGACAGGCCTCGCAAGCGAATTGTCAGACGACTACGTGATCGAGATTGGCATGCGGTACGGCAATCCGTCGATCCAGGCAGCGTTAGCGAATCTGAAAAAGGCTGGCGTTGATCGCATCGTGGCAGTTCCGCTCTATCCGCAATACACACAGTCTAGTTTCCAAACAGCGGTGGCCGAAACAAAGAAGCAAGCGAAGAAGCTCGCGCTGACCGACAAGCTGAAGTTTGTCGATCCGTTCTACGTCGATCCAGGACTCATCGAAGCGTGGGCGTGGATTGTCAGAGAACATTTCGAGACACACTCAGCCGACCACCTTCTGTTCAGCTATCACGGCGTCCCTGTTCGTCATATCAAGCAAATCGACACCGCCGGTTATTGCCAAAACAATGATGCCTGCTGCGCGCAAATCGGTTCAGGGAATCAAAATTGTTATCGCGCGCAATGCCACGCGACTTCGCGCGCCATCGCGTCGGCCCTGGACTTGAAACCGGACGAGTTCACCACCTGCTTTCAATCGCAGTTCGGCAAAGACGAATGGATCGGCCCCTCGTTTGAAAAGCTCCTGGAGGAGTTGCCGAAGCGCGGCATCAAGAGAATTGCCGTCGCCTGCCCTTCGTTTGTGGCCGATTGTCTTGAGACCTTGGAAGAAATTGGAATTCGCGGCCGCGAGGAATTTAAAGAAGCGGGCGGTGAAGAGCTATCCCTGATTCCCTGCGTCAACGAACATCCACTCTGGGTCAGGGCCGCGGCCAATCTAATTCGGACGACTGTGGACCAGCCTCAGCTAGTGAGCGTGTCAGCGGCTAGCGCTCGCTAA